Proteins co-encoded in one Bemisia tabaci chromosome 9, PGI_BMITA_v3 genomic window:
- the LOC109035184 gene encoding uncharacterized protein isoform X2 yields MSSSLRPRVKLATVTWSKRYILKYVAEDFTINTTEFYIVSTLPSYIDKTWFIHDLLTLPRHLAVSGPKGFSKSTNLNTLKAFLELELDENNNAINPRHTQKLPMFQNQKIFSDKTFFWRHFALRPVIHLDLRSVNNTTNFDEFLKSFEVNCIKPLVSKFNYVINSSNIPDWKLKKKRKLFSKDFLWTNTDLSNFPATLVDFLSQHHSTKAVVLIDNYDYPISKSYLDPHITESDSDEIMEFIERLVTMVTKQRSTYLLFLTGILGIELEGALKLHYETIFDSLYSSYGFLESDLEILGNVFELPPDEVKILKMYHGGYRHHETSENDIFIRNPKIRMYNTYSIVTYLQSKQSSIPFGGVDAVIPLLTHNKCGPRFEHCVLDECHILVRSDQWVQKDLLQLKISLYPESRADCDLVLRLFADNGFFSAKISHELRTLSVPNFEVKVRLMDYLYKSSYLKDRYGYSERDERRYVLAMENLGENVATLKDVVISVQNLFRKMVPEGEEFMQPVLFYPLDAADFASYQIQKYTSSSSNYDIFVKRKRDSTGILFKLRCKPDDLGRAVEEMKKSPPSDGPFDMIPGLKDSIELRLVVTAENRVFGFYNYTRLDGKSICGAWQTKDNSTLHGNNATSTKCCRK; encoded by the exons atgtccagtagtttacgtccgcgcgtaaaattggcaacagtgacttggtccaagcgttatatttta AAATACGTGGCCGAGGATTTCACCATAAACACTACGGAATTCTACATAGTCTCAACCCTACCATCCTACATTGACAAGACCTGGTTCATCCATGACCTTTTAACGCTACCACGCCATCTTGCCGTATCTGGGCCGAAAGGTTTCTCCAAATCAACGAATTTGAACACGCTTAAGGCCTTTCTGGAGCTCGAGTTGGACGAAAATAACAATGCCATCAACCCAAGACATACACAAAAACTTCCCATGTTCCAGAACCAGAAAATTTTCTCCGACAAGACATTTTTCTGGCGGCATTTTGCATTGCGTCCTGTGATTCATCTTGACCTGAGGTCAGTGAACAATACCACCAACTTTGATGAGTTCTTAAAATCCTTCGAGGTCAATTGTATCAAGCCCCTTGTTAGTAAATTTAACTACGTGATCAACAGTTCGAATATTCCAGATTGGAAGCTGAAAAAGAAGCGGAAACTATTTTCGAAAGACTTTCTTTGGACTAATACAGATTTATCCAATTTTCCAGCAACACTTGTAGATTTTCTCAGTCAGCATCACAGCACCAAAGCTGTTGTCTTGATCGACAATTACGATTATCCCATTTCCAAATCTTACTTGGATCCACACATCACGGAGAGCGATTCAGATGAAATTATGGAGTTCATCGAGAGATTGGTTACCATGGTAACAAAACAAAGAAGCACGTATTTATTGTTTCTGACAGGTATACTGGGAATCGAGCTTGAGGGTGCTCTAAAATTACACTACGAAACGATATTCGATTCGCTTTATTCAAGCTATGGCTTCCTTGAATCCGATCTGGAGATTTTAGGAAATGTATTTGAGCTTCCACCAGatgaagtgaaaattttgaaaatgtaccACGGCGGGTACCGGCATCACGAGACTTCAGAAAATGATATATTCATCAGAAACCCGAAAATAAGAATGTACAATACTTACTCAATCGTCACATACTTGCAGTCAAAACAATCGTCTATTCCATTCGGTGGAGTTGATGCGGTGATACCGCTACTCACACATAACAAGTGTGGGCCCAGGTTTGAACACTGCGTGTTGGACGAGTGCCATATCTTGGTGAGGAGTGACCAATGGGTCCAAAAGGACTTGCTACAGCTGAAAATATCGCTCTACCCCGAGTCTAGAGCAGACTGCGATTTGGTCTTACGGTTGTTTGCGGATAATGgttttttctccgcaaaaatatCGCATGAGTTGCGTACCTTATCCGTTCCGAATTTCGAGGTGAAGGTAAGGTTGATGGACTACCTATACAAAAGCTCGTATTTAAAGGACCGGTACGGCTACTCAGAGCGTGATGAGAGGAGGTATGTTTTGGCGATGGAAAATTTGGGCGAAAACGTCGCCACGCTCAAGGATGTGGTTATATCGGTGCAGAATCTATTTCGGAAGATGGTTCCTGAGGGAGAGGAGTTCATGCAACCGGTTTTGTTCTATCCACTAGACGCAGCGGACTTCGCGTCGTACCAAATACAGAAATACACGAGCTCCTCTTCAAATTAcgatatttttgtgaaaaggaaGCGTGATTCAACTGGGATTCTGTTCAAGTTGCGATGTAAACCTGATGATCTAGGTCGTGCGGtggaagagatgaaaaaatCACCACCTTCTGATGGACCATTCGACATGATTCCTGGATTAAAAGACAGTATTGAATTACGGCTTGTTGTGACTGCAGAGAATAGAGTGTTCGGGTTCTATAATTATACCAGACTTGATGGGAAGTCAATTTGCGGAGCCTGGCAAACGAAGGATAATTCAACTCTGCACGGCAACAATGCAACTTCAACGAAATGTTGCCGTAAATAA
- the LOC109035184 gene encoding uncharacterized protein isoform X1 gives MNSRHLISNILCLVCSFGIHKSKYVAEDFTINTTEFYIVSTLPSYIDKTWFIHDLLTLPRHLAVSGPKGFSKSTNLNTLKAFLELELDENNNAINPRHTQKLPMFQNQKIFSDKTFFWRHFALRPVIHLDLRSVNNTTNFDEFLKSFEVNCIKPLVSKFNYVINSSNIPDWKLKKKRKLFSKDFLWTNTDLSNFPATLVDFLSQHHSTKAVVLIDNYDYPISKSYLDPHITESDSDEIMEFIERLVTMVTKQRSTYLLFLTGILGIELEGALKLHYETIFDSLYSSYGFLESDLEILGNVFELPPDEVKILKMYHGGYRHHETSENDIFIRNPKIRMYNTYSIVTYLQSKQSSIPFGGVDAVIPLLTHNKCGPRFEHCVLDECHILVRSDQWVQKDLLQLKISLYPESRADCDLVLRLFADNGFFSAKISHELRTLSVPNFEVKVRLMDYLYKSSYLKDRYGYSERDERRYVLAMENLGENVATLKDVVISVQNLFRKMVPEGEEFMQPVLFYPLDAADFASYQIQKYTSSSSNYDIFVKRKRDSTGILFKLRCKPDDLGRAVEEMKKSPPSDGPFDMIPGLKDSIELRLVVTAENRVFGFYNYTRLDGKSICGAWQTKDNSTLHGNNATSTKCCRK, from the exons ATGAATTCTCGACATTTAATCTCTAACATTCTTTGCCTAGTTTGTTCATTCGGAATTCATAAATCG AAATACGTGGCCGAGGATTTCACCATAAACACTACGGAATTCTACATAGTCTCAACCCTACCATCCTACATTGACAAGACCTGGTTCATCCATGACCTTTTAACGCTACCACGCCATCTTGCCGTATCTGGGCCGAAAGGTTTCTCCAAATCAACGAATTTGAACACGCTTAAGGCCTTTCTGGAGCTCGAGTTGGACGAAAATAACAATGCCATCAACCCAAGACATACACAAAAACTTCCCATGTTCCAGAACCAGAAAATTTTCTCCGACAAGACATTTTTCTGGCGGCATTTTGCATTGCGTCCTGTGATTCATCTTGACCTGAGGTCAGTGAACAATACCACCAACTTTGATGAGTTCTTAAAATCCTTCGAGGTCAATTGTATCAAGCCCCTTGTTAGTAAATTTAACTACGTGATCAACAGTTCGAATATTCCAGATTGGAAGCTGAAAAAGAAGCGGAAACTATTTTCGAAAGACTTTCTTTGGACTAATACAGATTTATCCAATTTTCCAGCAACACTTGTAGATTTTCTCAGTCAGCATCACAGCACCAAAGCTGTTGTCTTGATCGACAATTACGATTATCCCATTTCCAAATCTTACTTGGATCCACACATCACGGAGAGCGATTCAGATGAAATTATGGAGTTCATCGAGAGATTGGTTACCATGGTAACAAAACAAAGAAGCACGTATTTATTGTTTCTGACAGGTATACTGGGAATCGAGCTTGAGGGTGCTCTAAAATTACACTACGAAACGATATTCGATTCGCTTTATTCAAGCTATGGCTTCCTTGAATCCGATCTGGAGATTTTAGGAAATGTATTTGAGCTTCCACCAGatgaagtgaaaattttgaaaatgtaccACGGCGGGTACCGGCATCACGAGACTTCAGAAAATGATATATTCATCAGAAACCCGAAAATAAGAATGTACAATACTTACTCAATCGTCACATACTTGCAGTCAAAACAATCGTCTATTCCATTCGGTGGAGTTGATGCGGTGATACCGCTACTCACACATAACAAGTGTGGGCCCAGGTTTGAACACTGCGTGTTGGACGAGTGCCATATCTTGGTGAGGAGTGACCAATGGGTCCAAAAGGACTTGCTACAGCTGAAAATATCGCTCTACCCCGAGTCTAGAGCAGACTGCGATTTGGTCTTACGGTTGTTTGCGGATAATGgttttttctccgcaaaaatatCGCATGAGTTGCGTACCTTATCCGTTCCGAATTTCGAGGTGAAGGTAAGGTTGATGGACTACCTATACAAAAGCTCGTATTTAAAGGACCGGTACGGCTACTCAGAGCGTGATGAGAGGAGGTATGTTTTGGCGATGGAAAATTTGGGCGAAAACGTCGCCACGCTCAAGGATGTGGTTATATCGGTGCAGAATCTATTTCGGAAGATGGTTCCTGAGGGAGAGGAGTTCATGCAACCGGTTTTGTTCTATCCACTAGACGCAGCGGACTTCGCGTCGTACCAAATACAGAAATACACGAGCTCCTCTTCAAATTAcgatatttttgtgaaaaggaaGCGTGATTCAACTGGGATTCTGTTCAAGTTGCGATGTAAACCTGATGATCTAGGTCGTGCGGtggaagagatgaaaaaatCACCACCTTCTGATGGACCATTCGACATGATTCCTGGATTAAAAGACAGTATTGAATTACGGCTTGTTGTGACTGCAGAGAATAGAGTGTTCGGGTTCTATAATTATACCAGACTTGATGGGAAGTCAATTTGCGGAGCCTGGCAAACGAAGGATAATTCAACTCTGCACGGCAACAATGCAACTTCAACGAAATGTTGCCGTAAATAA